The following DNA comes from Tachypleus tridentatus isolate NWPU-2018 chromosome 9, ASM421037v1, whole genome shotgun sequence.
TTGTGTGTTATAACACTTTTAGATCAGTAGGCCCTTACTGCCCGTAAATGTTATCTGTCAGATAGTTCTTGATCAAATTAGCTATTGATGGAGATAATAATTATCTTTGAAATAATTCATTGTTAAAGCAAAGCGTTAATAAAGTTTCAGTGAGATGAACTTCGAGAAcgttttgttagaaaatatttaattattaacttaCCATCACCATGCAGGAATATCAACATTCAAAGATTGTTTCTTGAGGAAATACAGATACTTTTACAAGATTATTGTGATATACCtaaagccctccagtggcacagcggtatgtctgcgcactCATACCCTTAAATAAagggtttcgatacacatggtaagcagagcacaaattagcccactgtgtaactttgtgcttatttctaaaAAAACGTATGTGTAGACGTATAATGCATATGTGAATTTTAagagaaaacataaatttattgtcTTTTTGCTGTAAAGCaattagcaaaatattttaaactcatgTAACTAGTTTGGCTAGAGTTTCTCAAGATTTACATAAAAcggtttttatttctataacactTTTCAGTTGCTTCTGATGATGATATGGAATCATATATATGCATATCAAATTTTTATACACAGTAATGGTAATAATATTGGATTTCTTGGTAACTAAGATGCTACATATATTAacgcgcccggcatggccaagcgcgttaaggcgttcgattcgtaatccgagtgtcgcgggtttgaatcgccatcacaccaaacatgctcgcccttttagctctggtggcgtaataatgtgacggtcattcccactattcgttggtaaaagagaagtccaagatttagcggtgggtggtgataactagttactttccctctagtcctacactgcaaaattagggacagctagcgctgatagccctcgtgtagctttgcgcgaaactcaaaaaataaaccaaaaaactttgtttttattttcacagtcAAGCAGTTTCAGTTCGGTTGGGCCGTGATTCTCGATTTTGCTTTGTCATGGATTTAAACATGTTCAAAATAGCAATAGGTGAAGAAGAATTATGTCAAGTAGGATTAAATATGATCTTAGAGctatttatacaatttatattaatgatttgaacgtaacttatattttatgtattatgttcTGTTTCGctgatattcattatttttttttgtgattcatttttagaaaaaaaaaatgtttttagcgCAAAGTTAAACTGTTTACGTTCTGTTCACCGTGGGTAATCGCACTGCTGATTTTAACGTcataagtctgaaggtttattgCTGACCAAACGGAggaatttttttagaaaattggGTTTTAAGAACAAATGGTAAAtcaaaatctttttattttttgttctacataaattttaagaatatatttcaTGTCTGAATTTCACCAAGTTCAATATTTTATGCCATATCTTGTAAACTATCCTGTTGAACAAAACTGTTTAAAGTGACTATGGGATTTTGGAGTAAAAGCTGAATCAGATTGTTTGACCCAgcaatttatctttatttttgcagtttttatagaATTTCATGATATTTAATACATACTGTATAGCCTTGTTTGGTTGTTATGCATTTACTTATTAAGCTTAATATCGCTTTCTTTACAAAAGTTAATGGTAGTAAGAAActcttttcattttaattttgtatgtgtgtatgtctTCTTACAGTAAAGCTATATTAGTTCATCTGCTGTGAACCaagggcaatcgaacccctgattctaccattgtaagtccgaagacttacagctgttTAACGGAGCAACTTTCTATTTAATATTCCCGTCTTGTGTGTGAATAGTTAAATTTTAGGTGATAATCGATTAGATTTGATAGGAATAGTTCAATCCGATGTTAAACAGATACAGGTAAAAAGGTTGTAGTAAAGATATAGATTCTAttcattattcaatattttaattatttgaaatagtacTTGCGGAAAAATCAAGGTAGTGTGTCAATTCTGGGAACTCATAGGACGTTTTCCCGATGAGACAGCGGTACGTTTGAGAAATTACAACGTTAACATCTGGGGTTTGATTATTCTTAATATCACCAACAAATGCAAGTAATTTAGTaaccatttgtttatttatgtaactgatgtaaatcaaaaagagcaaactGCAGTgcatcaaatgatctaaatctcccTGTAAGTCTATAGCATCTGCGACACAGTTAGCCACCCCCCAAATCTTAATGTCATctgcaaacttcaaaattttgttagACATTCCAGAGTCAATATCATCAGTATAAGTTACAAACAGCAGAGGACAATGCAGAGAGCCCTAAGGCACACTGTTTGTAACTGTGATCCAATCAGATATAACTCCATTTATTACTACTATCTGCTTTCTACTTTCCAGtcaattttctatttaatttaataaaattttcccCATACCTacagatttaatttttgtaagaATTATTTTGGGAAACACCTTgtgaaatgctttctgaaaatcaaggtaaGCTAAATCCACAGCATTTCCTTCTTCAACTCTTGCAGTAACATTCTCAAAGAATGTAAACAGATTTGTAAAACAAGACTGTCTCTTTGTGAAACCATGCTGGCTCTTTAACACTATATCAGACTGCTTCAATTGACTATGCAATGCGTCTATGATCACACTCTCTAAAATCTTTCCAACTACTGATGTAAAACTAACTGGTCTATAATTGCTTGGATTAAGTTTACTATCTCCTTTAAATAAGGAAATAACATTAGCCAAATTTCAGTCGTTTAATACCTACAGAAATATTCGTAGTTCACAAATGAAATCTTTAAGTTCTCATAAAACTACAGGGTTAAAGTTGTCTGGTCTGGGAGATTTATTCATTTTTAGGTTTCCTTACTTTTCTCTTACAATTTCAAAACTTcaaatgacatattttatatcaatatttccCCATACATTAAGTGATCTGGCTTATCCTtcataaaaactgaaattttccGTTTTGGCTTCCTTTTTAACCAGATCTCTTGATTTTCTATTGTCATCATTATATCCAgagtgtttaaattttttttaattttattatgtttatctcTAATATGGTCTCTTAAACCTTTAATACACCGTACTGGTTTATTTCGTTTCGCTCCGTTGCTATTTTTTTTTACGGGAAGGAATATATATGCACAATATGCATATAAATTTTTCCTTAAATACTTTCGACATCTGTTCAAGATCCCTTCCTAACTCTTTAGTCCAACCTACAGcgaaataatgtttcagttcaAAACTGGCTCTCCTGAAATTTGAAATCAGGGTACTATTCTTCATCAATTCTACATGTAGTAAAATCTCAAATCTGATAGTGCAATGGTTGCTTTTACATAAATACTTTCTAACTACAACTTTGTCCATCATATTCACATGCAAAGAATTGTTGATGTATCAAATGGtttatatacgagggctgttcaaaaaatacgtggactgtttgaattgcgcggctccagttggttccaggggaatccgcttggtgtcgctaggtttccacagatcagctgattacgacgccatttcccgattgcagatattttcatttgtgtattagctacgcggttttaagtgaagtgcgattttttcgtttggcggatgtCAGAATGAATGAcatgaaggagcaacgactcacagtgaaattttgtgttaaacgtggaaactctgcgactgaaacttttgctatgcttaacacggcttacggtgatgttgctatgaagcgtacggcatgtttcaagtggcatgaacgttttaaggatggtcaacagtccattgaagatgatgagcgtcctggacgtccttccacgtcaattaaagacccacacgtcgacaaaatcaacaccctggtgcgggcaaatcgacgtctgactgtcagggagcttgctgaagagtgtgggatatcagttggatcttgttacgagatttcgaccgaaaaattgaagatgcaccgcgttgctgcgaaatttgtgcctcagaactcgtgagtttttgaccaaacactcgatcactgttcttccccaccccccacccccctactcacctgaccttgctccttgagatattttcttgttccccaaactcaaaatacccttgaaaggaagaagatttgaaacGATTCCCGAGaataaggcaaatgcgacgaaggaacTGGAGGACATCACAAAAGAaacgtaccaggactgtttcaacaagtagaaacaccgttgggataagtgtgtgcgttggggaggagagtactttgaaggggttccagacctgtaacttctaaataaagtacattttgttttatgacgtcagtccgcgtattttttttgaacagccctcgtaaacaGTGTTCCGActattacaaagtttgttttgtccCAGTCAGCCTGATGAGCTTTGTATTAAATGAAAAGTATGGTCGTCAATGGTCACAATGAGCACAGTGTAGTTGAAATACCATATACATGCTTCTTCATGAAAAAAAAGACACTATACTGAATATAGTTCTGTTAAAAACTGTAATAGGACTAATACTAATTTCTTATGACGACCAAAGTTAATTACAATAATGCTTCATCAACCCAGAAAATACGTTCACACCATAAAATATAGgcatttgttcttgtttttatctttttaagtgcaaactacacaattggctatttgcGATCTCTTTTTTGCGGAAAACCGGGCCTCGACCTTTTTTTTAGCGCTGACACACCGAGGAACATATCTCTTAAGAACATGGTTAATGTAtgcttaaatataattatataattgtgttgttcaaaattttaagttttgtttgataGTGCCCGACTGTAGAATAGGCTTTGGGCACTCTGGTCCACCATAGGGAATCGAACtctatattttagtgttttaagttcgTATATACACTGCTAACTCACTGAGAACATTAAAATTTGAACGGTTATTTTTTGAATTGTGAATTGTGGCGTGTATATTAatctttctatttattaatatttttcttcttaaattttGGTTGAATATGTTTCGCCACGTACGTTTAGTGTTGGACACAACCTTGTGAGTTGTAACACACTTAAGGCGTAACGACGGTAACGTGAGATTATACGTGTAACACGTGATTAATATCacaatatagtttaataataacaatgtgaaGTGGCACCGTATAATATTAACACTAGTTTGAAATTGATTTATGCCAAAGTAAAGTAAGATTCGTTTAATCCAGGCAAACAAAACCACTTTCTGATTAAGTCTTCCTGTTGTACTTTAAGGTGGTGTCATTTTAGCGCCTTCACTTCAGGATTGTAGTTTAAGATGGCTTCCAGGCGTAAAGTTCAAGAACTCGATAAGAATGTGAAAGTACTTAGAGAATTAGCTAAATTACCAGCCAACAGACAGTGTTTTGATTGTCATCAAAGGGGACCAACATATGTAAATGTAACAATAGGATCATTTGTTTGTACATCATGCAGCGGATTACTGTGAGTACCATTTTTGACGTACTCGTGTAACTTAAGTTATTGTATTAGTAATAgaaattgattaattattttcacgCACAGTGACTGTTATCGGTGTTAATCAACTTAAGGTGGTATTGCGAGTCATCCAAGTTACATCTTCATCTTTTAACATAACAGTTGGCAAATACTAGAAGTTACAACATAGGAATTACGACGTAAGCATGAGaatactgaaaatgaaattatgaacgggtgttctacagtttatttttctgtgaaaGAAAATTCATTATTTCTCTTTCATCTCACTTTCACTGCCCCAGTATAACTTGCAACACAAAACGTTCTTGTAACTGAAAGTTTTACAGCCTTTTATTTTCGAGTTGTTTCATATTGTGAAacgtgttttttaatgttttaatttgcaAAGCTGTGTGTTGCTGGTTCTTAATTTATTGGCCATAGACTCCTTTCAGGTAGAAGGTAGAAAGGTTGCACAATCACTGAGTAGAAGCAGCAGCATACTGTATAGATCCTATTATGGCctgccaaaaatataaaaaataaaattaataaaaaagtttgagaaccatTGTTATAGCCTGCAGATTATATGGTTTGCTTTCCatgtatacatttacaaaatCTGTTTGAATATGTGTCACAAGTGATTTAGgaactatatttgttttgtactaTCCCTATATTATGAATAGTAACCATACTGAAAATCTAGTTCACTAACAAAACCATTTCACaaatttataactaatagaaaagtaattttgtttgagAGTAAGTGTGTGTGTGGCTCCAAAGCTTAAATTTGTTAATCCTTATATTCAagttttttcaacagtttttctaTGATTCAGACTATTTGTGAAAGACAAATCTAACAGCTTTGAATATCTGAAATaagttactttatttcatttaactCCCTGTTTTTagtgattatatatattaaatcaatGAAGTTAAAATACAGTGATTCATAGAATTATTTGTGATTggtgataaatatattatgtatgtatctttatttCTAGACGAGGATTAAACCCTCCACATCGGGTGAAGTCCATTACAATGACTAATTTTACATCTGAAGAAATTGATTTTATCAAACAAAAAGGAAATGaggtatttataaatttaagtaaaatgaattataaagttaaatatcttaTGAGTAAAAGAGTTTGTATAAAATTCAATAGTTATAAGAGTTCATCAACatatagtgttttcatttttttgttattatttagaataacttGAAAAGAATGCTTAGTTAATAAGAGTTTATATCATTGCTGTTAACTAAGCAGCTGCCCTGTTATAAAAGTGCACAAATGTGTAAACTGTCctcatttgtaaaattatttaacttgttttaatataaatatgtgagACTAACaaatactgaatataaatttGAAGAAATTGTAATGCCATTGTATAGGTCATTGGTTAGGCCGTGTTTGGAATGCTGTGTTAAGTCATAGGATCCTTACCTTAGAAAGTTGTTGGAAAGGATTTAGAGGATGGCTAGTAGAATGATATTGTAATGGAATGGTTGTCATAAGAGAATAGATTACAAACTCTGAActtgttttttcttgtaaaagGAAAggatctgattgaaatgtttaagatagTGGATAGTGTAGATAActtatcttttttcatatttgaagGTGAGGAAGATAAATCTAAGGAACACATAAATTTTGGTTGTGTAGGATTTATTGTTAGCTAGTACAGCTTTATTGTTCTAACAAGACTGGTGGTATTTGGAATGGATTGTTTTCATATGTGAcagatgcagttaatttaaggggagtttaagagaaagcttgataaatatttgaatgataaggtcTGGCTTtggattttttaatgttatttagcaGATAAGGTGGCCTAGATAAAGTAAAAAGTGCCTTGtctttactgttatatgtatgtatagaaaGCTTTTGAATTAATGTTTAgtttcatgatgtttgtgagtgTATCTGTTAATGATCCCTGAATATAAAGCAGCTTCTCAATGGTTTATTCATGGACTAAATTTTATCACGTGATGGTAaaagatacaaaactaaaattgAGTGAAGTAAAATGTGTTCATATTGTTAAGGAAATctttataacatttttctttctgtgTGTTATATAGTACTGCAGATACGTATGGCTTGGAACTTGTGATTCTAAAGCATGTATGGAGCCTGAGATGAGGGATGAACATTGCAACAGAGATTTTATGATACAGAAATATGAGCGTAAAAGATGGTATGTTGATCCTGAAACAGCAGTAAGAAAAATGCAGAATGAAGAGCAACAGTTTTCAGAAACTCAGCCATGTAAGCCTGAGCAGAAAGGTGGACATGTTACCTTAGTTTCCCAGAATAGTATACCTGAGACAAAACCTCTTTCCACCTTATTAGGAGATACTGCTGCCCCTCTAGTCATCCAAAATTGCAAGGTAATGTCATGATGATTCATTTACAGATGCATTTTCCAAAACAATTTTTTAGCTTTATTTGAGAGTGAAAggtgtatatacacatacatgtTCTAAAGAGTTATTGCTGTCAGAAGTGTCCAAAACTTGTTTGTATAACTTCCAGTCTTACTGAAACATAACTAGACTGGTAATTGAAATCATATATAACACGGTGGAATATAGGATTGTTACTATTAATAGAAGgaaactgaaatatattatttcaaatgcatagaattttattttgtgtaaaattaatgatttaaacatgaaattttagTCTCAAATtatgtgtaatttatttaatatagttttgttcTGTGACTGGTGCATTATGCCTTTATTTTTTGGCATTggaattataatgttacatttatgTGAATGCGTTATGAATTTCAATGGTCTAAAATATTACTACAtactaatttaattgtttttattatacattttcttacttttctttAATGTATATTATCTAGATATTTTATAGGATTAATTTTCTTGAGTAACGTGACCCTTTCAACCAGCGATTGGTGATAGTTGCTGTTTcctaaaattataattcataaaccTTATTCTGTGCAGACAGTACTGTTGTGTATTTCATCGATGGTGCTTGTTCACCAATTCACTgctgaaatttgtttttgtgaattttgttttGGGTTGTTTAAGtagaatatttttcatgttttttagtGATATTAAAACTTCTATCATTGTTGTTGGAATTTCTGTATCCAAACATTTCTAGCTATTTTTCAGTTGATTTTCTTGGTTTAATACTCATTTGGTTTAAGGCAGATTATCTTTTACTCTGCCACTActattttctttacataatttcTGTTATTGGTAAATTTGTTGATTATTCTATTTTCCAGGGAAGTGTCACATTTATTTTGCATGGGCCTGTTCTTTTGGGTGCTCAACTTGTGCCACTGGACAGTATAACTGTCACAGAGGTGCCAAAATTGATTTTGCAATTAACAGATTAACAGTTTTTGtcaatttttacaattttacaagTTACAATTTTGCTTATGGCTAGTTCTGGTCTTGCAGGCATTCCTTCTATATGTATGCTGTATATTGGATTGAACAACTGTGTTTCACCATCTTGCTTAATGGAATTATTTTTTGAGCAAGGTCATATGCTTTATCTCTTCAAGATGCAGAGAAATGCATTATTCTTTATGGTTATAGTAAATTAAAGTTCATTAAACAATGCTTTGCAGGTATGTATTATGACTCTCTCACATGTTGGCTTTTATCAACATCATAATGCTATAGGTTTTAACTGTTCATGGTAGTTATTTTGCTCTTTCCTATATCTGTTACAGGAATGTACCTGTGTATTCAGTTTCTCTCCCTTTGATCATGTGCTTGTTGTTAACTTTGCTTTATTGGAGAATTACAAGTTCTGCTTATGCAATACCTGAGATGCACTTAGTTTTACAGCTTATAAGATACCTGACAAGGATCCATCTTTTGTATATCTACCATTGCAATCAGGTATCAAGTATGAAATTTGTGTTTCAAGAGTATTCATTACATTGTTCCAAAGTTGACAAGCCTGTGAAATGTAGAACTAAATTAAGTTTTGTCTTATCTTATTCAATCAATATTCCTCTTTCTTACTTTTGAGTTATTTGTGCATGGATGTGCTTCTAATAAATTAGGAGACTCATTTCACTTGGTCCTTAAACAACTAGATTAATTTGTCAGTTAATAGAGTGCACTGTAATCGTTTAGTTTCTACATCTATACTTTACACCTCTATGTAATTGTTTACGCATACTTTTTATGTGTGTATTAGGTCTTCTAACAACTCTTATTGATTCTTAtcttgtttttagaatgattttgCATTATATTCACTTTTAGTGCCTCTTTCACCTTTAATGCTCGGATAGGAAATTGCAAACATAAAGTATAAAGTTAATTTCAGATAGAATTTTTTCTGCACATCTAAACTCTTCCTTTGCACTTTCATTTGGATATGAGATGAAAGGAAGTCCAAATTTGTggtttaatacaagttttatgcTTATCCTCTAAATGAGTGATATCATGACACACAACAAATGGcgtaataatttaatatgatacCAAGTGTTAAGGATAACttagaaatataaagaatatGGAGTTAAGTAATTCTTtgaaatgaattttaataaaaagattctaatgttatgtttaaaacttgtcacaCCAAATGATAATTTTACTTGTCTAGTGTAGTATGGTTAGTTAGCTAATAAATCCTTAACTTTCTTGAAGttctacaaaattttaattttctttgatacaaaaagaata
Coding sequences within:
- the LOC143226004 gene encoding arf-GAP domain and FG repeat-containing protein 2-like isoform X1 — its product is MASRRKVQELDKNVKVLRELAKLPANRQCFDCHQRGPTYVNVTIGSFVCTSCSGLLRGLNPPHRVKSITMTNFTSEEIDFIKQKGNEYCRYVWLGTCDSKACMEPEMRDEHCNRDFMIQKYERKRWYVDPETAVRKMQNEEQQFSETQPCKPEQKGGHVTLVSQNSIPETKPLSTLLGDTAAPLVIQNCKQNTYSWSSSDTLPSEPPRALKSQDINTDIFRDFGKDPFAQNTTANSNETVTTNGSFANFDSIFTAPISDAQSTGQFKTQGFAAFPNSTSAGSFLVSSLTIHPIRQ
- the LOC143226004 gene encoding arf-GAP domain and FG repeat-containing protein 1-like isoform X3; this encodes MASRRKVQELDKNVKVLRELAKLPANRQCFDCHQRGPTYVNVTIGSFVCTSCSGLLRGLNPPHRVKSITMTNFTSEEIDFIKQKGNEYCRYVWLGTCDSKACMEPEMRDEHCNRDFMIQKYERKRWYVDPETAVRKMQNEEQQFSETQPCKPEQKGGHVTLVSQNSIPETKPLSTLLGDTAAPLVIQNCKQNTYSWSSSDTLPSEPPRALKSQDINTDIFRDFGKDPFAQNTTANSNDAQSTGQFKTQGFAAFPNSTSAGSFLVSSLTIHPIRQ
- the LOC143226004 gene encoding arf-GAP domain and FG repeat-containing protein 1-like isoform X2, with the translated sequence MASRRKVQELDKNVKVLRELAKLPANRQCFDCHQRGPTYVNVTIGSFVCTSCSGLLRGLNPPHRVKSITMTNFTSEEIDFIKQKGNEYCRYVWLGTCDSKACMEPEMRDEHCNRDFMIQKYERKRWYVDPETAVRKMQNEEQQFSETQPCKPEQKGGHVTLVSQNSIPETKPLSTLLGDTAAPLVIQNCKQNTYSWSSSDTLPSEPPRALKSQDINTDIFRDFGKDPFAQNTTANSNETVTTNGSFANFDSIFTDAQSTGQFKTQGFAAFPNSTSAGSFLVSSLTIHPIRQ